One Methylocystis iwaonis genomic window, GCGGTCCTTCTTCTCCTTGACCTCGACTTCCGTCGCGCCGCCGACGCGGATCACCGCGACGCCGCCCGCGAGCTTGGCGAGACGCTCCTGGAGCTTCTCACGATCGTAGTCGGAGCTGGTCTCCTCGATCTGGCCCTTGATCTGGCCGATGCGCGCCTCGATGTCGGCCTTCTCGCCGGCGCCGTCGATGATCGTGGTGTTCTCCTTCTCGATGCGCACGCGCTTGGCGCGGCCGAGCATGGGGAGCGTCACGTTCTCGAGCTTGATGCCGAGGTCCTCGGCGATCATCTGGCCGCCCGTGAGGATGGCGATGTCTTCGAGCATGGCCTTGCGGCGATCGCCGAAGCCCGGCGCCTTCACGGCCGCGATCTTCAGGCCGCCGCGCAGCTTGTTGACGACGAGCGTGGCGAGCGCCTCGCCCTCGATGTCCTCGGCGACGATGACGAGCGGCTTGCCGGTCTGAACGACGGATTCGAGGATCGGCAGCAGCGGCTGCAGCGTCGACAGCTTCTTCTCGTGGATGAGAATGTAAGCATCGTCGAGCTCGGCGATCATCTTCTCGGCGTTGGTGATGAAATACGGCGAGAGATAGCCGCGGTCGAACTGCATACCCTCGACGATGTCGGTCTCGGTCTCGAGGCTCTTGGCCTCCTCGACCGTGATCACGCCCTCATTGCCGACCTTCTGCATGGCCTTGGCGATTTCTTCGCCGATGAAGCGGTCGCCGTTCGCCGAGATGGTGCCGACCTGGGCGATCTCGTCGTTGGAGGTGACCTTCTTCGAGTTCTTCTTGAGGTCGCCGACAATGGCCTCGACCGCGAGGTCGATGCCGCGCTTCAGGTCCATCGGGTTGAGGCCGGCGGCCACAGCCTTGACGCCTTCCTTGGCGATCGAGGCGGCGAGCACGGTGGCGGTGGTGGTGCCGTCGCCGGCGATGTCGTTCTGCTTGGAGGCGACTTCACGAACGAGCTGGGCGCCGAGATTCTCGAACTTGTCGGAAAGCTCGATCTCCTTGGCGACGGTCACGCCGTCCTTGGTGATGCGCGGCGCGCCGAAGGACTTCTCGATGACGACATTGCGGCCCTTGGGGCCGAGGGTCACCTTGACGGCGTTGGCGAGAATGTCGACGCCGCGCAGAATGCGGTCGCGCGCGTCGGTGGAGAAACGGACGTCTTTGGCTGCCATTTGGTAAACTCCTGAATGGGTTGGAAGCGGTTCGGGTCTTGCCGAGTTATTCGACGATGCCGAGGATGTCGCTTTCCTTCATGATCAACAGGTCGTCGCCGTCGATCTTGACCTCGGTGCCGGACCACTTGCCGAACAGAACGCGGTCGCCAGCCTTCACGTCGAGGGGAACGAGCTTGCCGCTCTCGTCGCGGGCGCCGGGGCCAACCGAAATCACCTTGCCCTCCTGGGGCTTTTCCTTGGCGGAGTCGGGAATAATGATGCCGCCTTTGGTCTTCTCTTCGCCTTCGATGCGCTTGACCACGATGCGGTCGTGCAGGGGACGGAACGCCATTGCAATGTCTTCCTTTTCTGCGCGTCGGGCAGGAAATTCCGCCCGTCGCAAGCCATAAGCGAAATTATTGGCACTCTCTTACGACGAGTGCCAACGCGCGATGAGATAGGTTGCGGCCGCGCGGATGTCAAGATTTTTGCGGCGCCGCAACCGGGCAGTCGGCTAGCCGCGACGCCGCAGGGAAGATATGAAGAAGCCAAGCCGCCGAGCGGCGTTCCCGCAATCCGCAGAGTCGCCACACAGAGTCGCCGTGCCGCCCTTCCTCACGCCGCCCCGCATTCTCGGCCTCCTCGCCGCCCTCGCGGCGGCGCTCGCCGATCAGGCCCATAAATATTGGATGCTCGACGTCTTCGGCATCGGCGCGCGGCAGCCGATCACGCTGACGCCCTTTCTCGACGTCGTGCTCTCGTGGAACTACGGCGTCTCCTATTCGCTCTTTCAGGCGCATGAGGGCGTCGGACGCGCGCTGCTTCTCGCCGGGCAAAGTGTCATCGTCGCCGGCCTTATCTGGTGGCTCTGGCGCGCCCAAAGCCGGCTGTTGACGCTCGCGATCGGCCTCGTCGTCGGCGGGGCGCTGGGCAACGCCGCCGATCGCCTCGCGCGCGGCGCGGTCGCGGATTTCTTCTATTTCCATACGACGCTCCCGGTGGGGCCCCTCGCCAATTACGTCTTCAACGTCGCCGACGTCGCTATTACGGCGGGAGTCGCGATGCTGCTTTTTGAAACCCTTTTCTCGGAGTCGCCGCCTGCGGAAGGCGCGGCCTAGCGCGCTTTCCGCTCGCGAGCGATGAGAAAGCGCGCAGATTCAAAAACGCTCTGGGAAGGTCCGAGCGCGCGCCGAAACGCCCCAGTTGCGCCGCCGCCACTAAATCGCCAATAAGTGGGACGCAATCTGCGCCTTTGAGGCGTATTCACGCGGCTGGCGGGGGCGTTTCACGCGCGCCGGCGTTCTGGGCAAGGAGTTGGAATGATGAAGCTCGCACGATCCCGGGGTCGCGCCCTCCTCGCGCTCGCCGGTCTCGCAGCCGCCTATGGCGCGCCCGCCCAGGCAGCGGACGATAAATCGACCATCAGCGCGGTCATGGAGCTTGTCGGCGTTTCCTCGGACCCCAACGCGTCGAAGATCGACTACAACGAGCGCCCCAAACTGGTTCTGCCGCCGCGCATCGGCGACTTGCCGGCTCCGCAGGAGAAGACGAACCGCCCGGATGGCTGGCCGACCGATGTTGCGGCCGCGCGCCGCCGCAACACCGACCGCTACGCAAAGATCCCGAACGCCCCGCCGGAGGAGAAGAAGCCAGGCCTCTTGGACCGAATTCGTGGTCCCAAGCCGGATTACGCGCCTGGCACGGATGATGAGCCCGGCTTCCTGCAGATGGCGCTCAGCGCACGCTCGCGATCGTCCGGGCCGATGACGGAGGAGCCAGCGCGCCGCATGCTGACTGAGCCGCCCACGGGCTATCGCCGCCCCACGATGGACCTCGCCCGGGTTCGCGACTCGGACGGCGGGAAAAGCTCCTCCTGGTGGAATCCCTTGAGCTATTTGGGGGGCGACAGGAACGAGAGCGATCCCGTGGCCCAGACCGCAGGCACGGCGCCTACACAGAAACCGACGGCCAGCAGCGGCGGGCTCTCCGGCATGATGCCGAGTTTCCTCAGAGGCTCCGACAACTAAATTTTCTGGGGCCTATATTGGAAAGCAGATTTTCCGCTTCCAGAAAGGCCGACTCCCGCAAGGAGCCGGCCAAGGATTGAGTTCCGGCCAGGGTCTTTTGGGCCTATATAGGAGATAATGTTCTCCAGCTTCGGGCGGCCACACGCCGCCAGAAAGGCCCTTCGATGTCGTCTTCCTCTGCGTCGCCGACCGTATCGCTCACCCCGGGCGCGGCCGGCGACTCGGCGCATGCCGGCGCCAATATTTCGCATTTCAAGCTCGATAATGGTCTCGAAGTCGTCGTCATTCCGGATGTGCGCACGCCCGTCGTGACGCATATGGTCTGGTACAAGAACGGCTCGGCCGACGATCCACTCGGCAAATCCGGCATCGCCCATTTTCTCGAACATTTGATGTTCAAGGGCACCAAGAGCCATCCGCAGGGCGAATTCTCCAATCTCGTCGCCGAGCTCGGCGGCCAGGAGAACGCCTTCACCAGCTACGATTACACCGCTTATTTCCAGCGTATCGGCAAGGAGCATCTCGGCGCGCTGATGGGGTTCGAGGCCGACCGCATGTCCAATCTCGTCCTGACCGACGAGGTGGTGACGCCCGAGCGCGACGTGGTGCTGGAAGAGCGCCGTATGCGCACCGACAACGACCCGTCTTCCCAGCTCGACGAGGCCGTGCAGGCGGCGCTCTACGCCCACCACCCCTATGGCACGCCGATCATCGGCTGGAACCATGAGATCGAGAGCCTGAACCGCGAGGATGCGCTCGCCTATTACACGCGCTTCTACACGCCCGAGAACGCCATCCTCATCGTCGCGGGCGACATAGATGCGGAGGAGGTCGGGCGGCTCGCCAGGGAAACCTACGGGAAAATTCCGGCGCGCGCCGAGCCGCCGCGCCGCAACCGCACCAAGGAGCCGCCGCATCGCGCGCATCGGCTCGTGTCGCTCTCCGACGAGAAGGTCGAGCAGCCCGCGCATGAGCGCGTTTTCCTCGTGCCCTCCTACACGACCGCCGCGCCCGGCGAGGCCGAGGCGATCGAGACGCTCGCCCATATGCTCGGCGGCGGCGCCACCAGCGCGCTCTACGAAACGCTCGTCGTCGACGAAAAATATGCCGTCGGCGCCGGCGCCTATTATCTCGGCTCCGCCGTCGACGACTCGCGGCTGTGGGTCTACGCCACCCCGGCGCCGGGCGTTTCGCTCGAGGACCTCGACGAGGCGATCGACCGTGTGATCAAGCGCTTCACCGAAAAGCCGATCGACGAAGCGCATCTGCGGCGCGCCAAGACGCGGCTCGTCGCCGACGCCATTTATGCGCAGGACAGCCAGGCCTCGCTCGCCCGCTGGTATGGCGAAGCGCTGGCCACGGGGCTGACCATCGAGGACGTCGCGGCCTGGCCTGAGCGGATGGAGGCGGTCACCGCCGCCGACGTCACCGCGGCAGCGAAGAAATGGCTCGACAAGCGCCGCGCCGTCACGGGCTTCCTGCTGCCGGCGGAAGAAGACGAAGTCGCCTGAGCCCGAAGCCGCCTGAGCCCATTGAGGCCGGCGCCCGGCGCCGACCGTTCTCTTTCTCTTAGGATTCCGCATGACCGCCCACGCACCCGCCGTCTCCATGGCCTCGCGCGCCGAGCATGTGCAGCGCATCGTCACGCCCGGCGGCGTCACCGCCTGGCTCGTCGAAAGCTACGCCGTGCCGCTCGTCGCTCTGGAATTCTCGTTGCGCGGCGGCGCCGCCCAGGACCCTGCCGACAAGCCGGGCCTCGCGACATTGCTCGCCGGGCTCCTCGACGAAGGCGCGGGGCCCTATGACGCGCGCGGCTTCCACCGCGCCGTGGACGAGCTCGCCATTCACTTGGGCTTCGGCGCCGACCGGGACTCGATCTCGGGGCATCTGCAGACGCTCGCAAAGAACACCGACAAGGCCTTCGCGCTTTTGAAACTGGCGCTCGTCGACGCGCATCTCGCCGAGGCCGACGTCGCGCGCGTGCGCAGCCAGCTCGTCGCCGAATTGAAGCGCGACGCCAATGAGCCGGACTCCATGGCGGCCAAAGCCTTCCGCGAAGCGGCTTTCCCGGAGCATCCCTATGGCCGCCCGGCGCGCGGCGAGCTTTCCTCGATCGAGAGCCTGTCGCGGCCGGATTTGCTTGCCCTGCAGCAAAGGCTGTTCGCCAAAAAGGACCTCAAGATCGCGGTCGTCGGCGCCATCGACGCCCAGACCCTCTCGGAGCATCTGGACGCGACCTTCGGCGCCCTGGCGACGGAAAACGATCTCGCGGACGTCGCGCCGATCACGCTCGCCGGCGTGGGCTCGCGCCAAATCGTGACGCTCGACATCCCCCAAACCACGATCCGCTTCGGCCGACCGGGCGTCACCAAGCGCGATCCCGACTATTTCGCCACCGTGGTCGCGAACCACATTCTCGGCGGCGGCTCGTTCACCGCGCGGCTGTTCCGCGAAGTGCGCGAGAAGCGTGGCATGGCCTATAGCGTCTATTCACAGCTCAACGAATATGACCGGTGCCCGATGCTGATCGGCGCCGCCGCCACCAAGAACGAGCGCGCCGGCGAGGCTTTACGGATCATCGAAGAGGAAGTGCGCCGCTTCGCGGAAGAAGGCCCGACCGAGGACGAGCTCGACAAGGCGAAGAAATACCTCATCGGCTCCTATGCGCTGCGCTTCGACACCTCGACGAAGATCGCCAGCCAGCTCGTGCATCTGCAGATGGACGGCTTCGAGCCGAGCTATCTCGACGAGCGCAACGGCAAGATCGCGGCTGTCGGCATGGAGGAATGCAAGCGCGCGGCGAAGAAGCTCTTCGGCGACGGCGGGCTGCTGGTGGCGATGGTGGGGCGGCCGGAGGGGGTGTAAGGGCGCGCCTTCACAAGCATCGACCTAAGGCGTTATACCGTTTCCGTTTGAATAGCTCGGATTGGGGCTTGTCATTCCCGACGGGCCGAAGGCCCGATCGGGAATCCAGAGCCACAAAAGCGCTGGTTTGGCTCTGGATTCCCGATCGCTCGCTGCGCGAGCGTCGGGAATGACACCGAACCAATCAAGCGGATCTCGTATGACACGCACCGGAATAAAGGCGGCGTCTGCGTCAGATGTAACGAGTATCCGCGCCACTATCCACGTAGCGCGGTAAGACGCGCTGCGTTCCGCGCCCTATGCTCATCAAGAGTCAGAACGTCGCCACGGGCGACCGCCGCGCGGGCCTCGTCGACCAAAGGCTTCGCCCACGCCATGTCGTCTTCATAGACTGTCGCCAACTCGGCAATGCGCTGGTCGATGAGCAGGCGGGCGGCCTCCTCGACCGACGCGAACTCGCCGGTCGCGACATGCGCCTCGATCGATGCTTCCTGATCGCGTGTGAGCGTGATGGACATGGGCTCTTATATCACAAAAAGCCGCTATTTGGAGCTAGCCAAAGGAGCCCGCGACGCGCGCGGGCATGGCCCGCCCCCTTACTTCACATCCTGCGGCAACAACGCCAGCAAATCCGCCATCTTCGGCGCGGCGGACGGATTCATCATGCCCACCACATGATAACCGGCGTCGACATGCAGGATTTCGCCCGAGACGCCGCGCGACATCGGCGACAGCAGATAAACCGCGCTCTCGCCCACTTCCTCGATCGTCACGACGCGGCGCAGCGGCGAGTTATATTCGTTCCAGCGCAAAATATAGCGGAAATCGCCGATGCCGGAGGCCGCCATGGTCTTGATCGGGCCGGCGGAGATGGCGTTGACGCGGATGTTCTTGGCGCCGAGATCGGCCGCGAGATAGCGCACCGACGCCTCCAACCCCGCCTTGGCGACGCCCATCACATTGTAATGCGGCATCCATTTCTCGGCGCCGTAATAAGAGAGCGTCAGCAGCGAGCCGCCTTCCGGCATCAACTTTTCGGCGCGCTGGGCGATGGCCGTGAAGCTGTAGCAGGAGATGTTCATCGACATCAGGAAATTGTCGAGGGTGGTGTCGACGTAGCGGCCGTCGAGCTGGTCCTTGTCGGAATAGGCGAGGCAGTGGACGACGAAATCGACCTTGCCCCAGAGCTTCTCGACCTCGGCGAAGATTTCGTCGATCGTCTCCGGCTGAGCGACGTCGCAGCGCCCGACGACATGGGCGCCAAGCTCGGCGGCGAGCGGGCGCACGCGCTTCTCCAACGCTTCCACCTGATAGGTCAGCGCGAGCTCGGCGCCGGCCTGCGCGCAGGCCTTGGCGATGCCCCAGGCGATCGAGCGATTATTGGCGACGCCCAGGATAAGGCCTTTCTTTCCGGCGAGAATTCCAGCGAAAGGGGCGGGCGCGGCTTGGTCGGTCATCGGGGGCGTCCATTTCAGGTGCAATAGGTCGAAGCGCCCTTTAGCGTGGATTTTCCACAAAGGAAACCCTGACCGCAGCAACCGTTCCGTCCGCAAAAATGCTATAATGCGCCCATAGCCATTTGTGGCGCGTTGACCTATCATCCCATAGGAAACGCCACTAATGGCGCTGGTCAAGCCTAACAGGGCCACGGATGGGGAAGAAAGCCGAGATCCTGGAGCGGCTGGGAGGCATAGCGCCTGCCCTGCGCCGATATTCGCGGGCGCTTTGCGCCGGCGCCGGCCATACGCTTTCCGACGAACTCGTGCAAAGCGCATTGCAGAGCGTCGGCGCCCGTATCCGCGCCAGGGAGCTGCGCCCCGCCGATCTCCAGGAGGCGCGGCTCGAAGCCTATGCGGCGCTCACCGCTTCGGCCGGCAAGCGTCTGACGGACGCCTCACGCCCGACCCCGCGCCATCCGCCGATCGTCCACGGCCTCGCAGAGCTTTCCCTCGATGATCGCGCGGCCCTGCTCCTCGTCTCTCTCGAAGGGATGGGGTACGACGCCGCTGCGCGCGTTCTCGGCATAAGGCGGGAAGCGCTGCTCGCCCAGCTCATGCGCGCCCGGGCGAAGCTTGGCGTCGTGGGCCTGCCGCCGGCAGACGCCGAGAGCGGCGCGCGCCGCGCCGCCTCGCATCTGCGCATCGTGAAATAGGCGCCGCTTGCCCGCTTCCAGCATCATTGGCGAGGCCGACCTCCACGCTTTGGTCGACGGCGAGCTCGACGCCGAGCGCCGCCGCAAGGTCGAGGACCACCTCCTCGCGCACCCGGGGGACGCCGCCCTCGTCGAGGGGTGGCGACGCCAAAACGCGGCGCTGCGCGCGGCCTTCGAGCCGGCGGCGCTGGAGATGTTGCCGCTGTCGCTCAAAGACGCCGCGACCCGCACGCATGCGCCTCAGCAAGGACCAATCGAGACCGGCGCCATCCATTGGGGGCGGCCGGGCGCCTCGCGCCCCTCCCAGCGGCTCGACGAAATCCGCGCCAGCCGCCGGCGGCAGGCGGCGCTCTCTACTGTTTTGACCCTGCTCGCCGGCGCGGCGGTGGCCGGCCTCGCCGCGCTCGTCTTCGCCGGCCGAAACGAAGCGCCGCGTCCGCCGGTTTCGGCAGTTCTCACCCAAAGCTACGCCGGTCGCGCCAGCCTGACCTATGCGACCTATGCCTCCGACGCCCGCCCGGTCGAGATCGAGGTTTCCCGGAAAGGCGAGCTTGTCGCCTGGCTGGCGGAGCGCGTCGGCTTCTCCCGGCCGCCCAATCTCGCCGGGCTCGGCCTGCGCCTCATCGGCGGGCGCGTCTTGCCGGGCGTCGCCGCGCCCGCGGGCCTGCTGATCTATGAGCGCGCCAACGGCGCCCGCCTCGGGCTTTATTTCGAGCGCGCCGAGGCGGCGGGCGCGCCGCTCGCGCCCCGCGCGGCGCAGGGGGTCACGGCGATCGAATGGCGCGCCGGCGGCTTCGCCTTCGTCCTTGTCGGGCCGCTCGCCCAGGAGGAGATGCAGGCCGCCGCGGAGAGCGCCGCCACCGCCATCGCCGCCGCGCCGGACGAAAAGCGCTAGCCTGGCGCGTGGCGCCCTAGAGTCCGCCTCGGATTAATGCTAGGTGCAGCCGCGATTCATCTCCCATGATCGCTCGGGCGCCTCTATGCGCGCAAAGCGGAATTCTCTAAAACCGGAGCTAGAAGTATGCGTCTCGACGCCATTCCGATCGGCGCGAACCCCCCGCATGAAGTCAATGTCGTGGTCGAAGTGCCGCTCGGCGGCGAGCCGATCAAATATGAGCTGGACAAGGCGTCGGGCACGCTCTTCGTCGATCGCTTCCTCTACACGGCCATGCGCTATCCGGGGAACTACGGCTTCATTCCGCATACGCTCTCCGACGACGGCGACCCCTGTGACGTGCTCGTCGCCAATACGCGCCCCGTGGCGCCCGGCGCGGTTATTTCCGTGCGTCCGATCGGCGTGTTGCGCATGACCGACGAAGCCGGCGGCGACGAGAAGATCGTCGCAGTGCCGTCGCCGCGCCTCACCCAGCGTTACGTGGACGTGCATAACTACACCGACCTCCAGGAGATGACCTGGCGGCGCATCGAGCATTTCTTCGTGCACTACAAGGATCTCGAGCCCGGCAAATGGGCCAAGGTCGCCGGCTGGGGAGACGCCGCGGAGGCCCGCGCGTTGATCAGCGCGGGGATCGAGCGCGCGAAGGCGGAAAAGAAGTAATACGCGTCATTGCGAGCGAAGCGAAGCAATCCAGAGCAGCGGTCGCGACTCTGGATTGCTTCGTCGCTTCGCTCCTCGCAAATGACGGGAGATGATTTTGCCAACGCCTCCGCGCTCAGCGCCGCTTTTACGAAGCATTACCCGGCGCGATTGATAAGCGGCGGCGTGCGCGAGATGACGCCTTTCTTGAAGCAGGCAGGCCGGTCCTTCCAGGCGACGATGCCATTCTCGCTTTCGGCGTAATGCGCCGCAGAATCGATGGCCTCGTCGACGCTGCTCGCCGGATCGAGATCGCCGATCACATAAGTCCACTTGGTTGCGCTGGCGAGAGCGATTGTCGCCGGTCTCTTGCAGACCGCGAGACAGTCGACCGGCTCCACGCGGAAATCAAGCGCGCGCTCCGCCAGCCGGGACCGCAAGGCGTCGATAAAAGCCGCGCCCGGACGGCGCTCGGGATCGTTGCTGTCACGGCAAGACGTGCAGACGAAAATTGTGACCTCGCTGTTGTTCGACACGTCGCTTCTCCCGTTCTCGGCGGGAGAAGTTTTCATAGCGAAATCCGCAAAGGTCAAGA contains:
- a CDS encoding M16 family metallopeptidase → MTAHAPAVSMASRAEHVQRIVTPGGVTAWLVESYAVPLVALEFSLRGGAAQDPADKPGLATLLAGLLDEGAGPYDARGFHRAVDELAIHLGFGADRDSISGHLQTLAKNTDKAFALLKLALVDAHLAEADVARVRSQLVAELKRDANEPDSMAAKAFREAAFPEHPYGRPARGELSSIESLSRPDLLALQQRLFAKKDLKIAVVGAIDAQTLSEHLDATFGALATENDLADVAPITLAGVGSRQIVTLDIPQTTIRFGRPGVTKRDPDYFATVVANHILGGGSFTARLFREVREKRGMAYSVYSQLNEYDRCPMLIGAAATKNERAGEALRIIEEEVRRFAEEGPTEDELDKAKKYLIGSYALRFDTSTKIASQLVHLQMDGFEPSYLDERNGKIAAVGMEECKRAAKKLFGDGGLLVAMVGRPEGV
- the groES gene encoding co-chaperone GroES, with amino-acid sequence MAFRPLHDRIVVKRIEGEEKTKGGIIIPDSAKEKPQEGKVISVGPGARDESGKLVPLDVKAGDRVLFGKWSGTEVKIDGDDLLIMKESDILGIVE
- a CDS encoding M16 family metallopeptidase, whose protein sequence is MSSSSASPTVSLTPGAAGDSAHAGANISHFKLDNGLEVVVIPDVRTPVVTHMVWYKNGSADDPLGKSGIAHFLEHLMFKGTKSHPQGEFSNLVAELGGQENAFTSYDYTAYFQRIGKEHLGALMGFEADRMSNLVLTDEVVTPERDVVLEERRMRTDNDPSSQLDEAVQAALYAHHPYGTPIIGWNHEIESLNREDALAYYTRFYTPENAILIVAGDIDAEEVGRLARETYGKIPARAEPPRRNRTKEPPHRAHRLVSLSDEKVEQPAHERVFLVPSYTTAAPGEAEAIETLAHMLGGGATSALYETLVVDEKYAVGAGAYYLGSAVDDSRLWVYATPAPGVSLEDLDEAIDRVIKRFTEKPIDEAHLRRAKTRLVADAIYAQDSQASLARWYGEALATGLTIEDVAAWPERMEAVTAADVTAAAKKWLDKRRAVTGFLLPAEEDEVA
- the ppa gene encoding inorganic diphosphatase, translated to MRLDAIPIGANPPHEVNVVVEVPLGGEPIKYELDKASGTLFVDRFLYTAMRYPGNYGFIPHTLSDDGDPCDVLVANTRPVAPGAVISVRPIGVLRMTDEAGGDEKIVAVPSPRLTQRYVDVHNYTDLQEMTWRRIEHFFVHYKDLEPGKWAKVAGWGDAAEARALISAGIERAKAEKK
- the lspA gene encoding signal peptidase II, whose translation is MKKPSRRAAFPQSAESPHRVAVPPFLTPPRILGLLAALAAALADQAHKYWMLDVFGIGARQPITLTPFLDVVLSWNYGVSYSLFQAHEGVGRALLLAGQSVIVAGLIWWLWRAQSRLLTLAIGLVVGGALGNAADRLARGAVADFFYFHTTLPVGPLANYVFNVADVAITAGVAMLLFETLFSESPPAEGAA
- a CDS encoding DUF1636 family protein; translated protein: MKTSPAENGRSDVSNNSEVTIFVCTSCRDSNDPERRPGAAFIDALRSRLAERALDFRVEPVDCLAVCKRPATIALASATKWTYVIGDLDPASSVDEAIDSAAHYAESENGIVAWKDRPACFKKGVISRTPPLINRAG
- a CDS encoding anti-sigma factor family protein, translated to MPASSIIGEADLHALVDGELDAERRRKVEDHLLAHPGDAALVEGWRRQNAALRAAFEPAALEMLPLSLKDAATRTHAPQQGPIETGAIHWGRPGASRPSQRLDEIRASRRRQAALSTVLTLLAGAAVAGLAALVFAGRNEAPRPPVSAVLTQSYAGRASLTYATYASDARPVEIEVSRKGELVAWLAERVGFSRPPNLAGLGLRLIGGRVLPGVAAPAGLLIYERANGARLGLYFERAEAAGAPLAPRAAQGVTAIEWRAGGFAFVLVGPLAQEEMQAAAESAATAIAAAPDEKR
- the groL gene encoding chaperonin GroEL (60 kDa chaperone family; promotes refolding of misfolded polypeptides especially under stressful conditions; forms two stacked rings of heptamers to form a barrel-shaped 14mer; ends can be capped by GroES; misfolded proteins enter the barrel where they are refolded when GroES binds) gives rise to the protein MAAKDVRFSTDARDRILRGVDILANAVKVTLGPKGRNVVIEKSFGAPRITKDGVTVAKEIELSDKFENLGAQLVREVASKQNDIAGDGTTTATVLAASIAKEGVKAVAAGLNPMDLKRGIDLAVEAIVGDLKKNSKKVTSNDEIAQVGTISANGDRFIGEEIAKAMQKVGNEGVITVEEAKSLETETDIVEGMQFDRGYLSPYFITNAEKMIAELDDAYILIHEKKLSTLQPLLPILESVVQTGKPLVIVAEDIEGEALATLVVNKLRGGLKIAAVKAPGFGDRRKAMLEDIAILTGGQMIAEDLGIKLENVTLPMLGRAKRVRIEKENTTIIDGAGEKADIEARIGQIKGQIEETSSDYDREKLQERLAKLAGGVAVIRVGGATEVEVKEKKDRVDDALNATRAAVEEGVSPGGGVALLRAIKALDGVATANGDQKTGVEIVRKAIQAPARQIVDNAGGDGAVVVGKLLESADYAFGFDAQKGEYGDLVKLGIIDPTKVVRTALQDAASIAGLIITTEATITEQPKKESAPAMPGGGMGGMDF
- the fabI gene encoding enoyl-ACP reductase FabI, whose translation is MTDQAAPAPFAGILAGKKGLILGVANNRSIAWGIAKACAQAGAELALTYQVEALEKRVRPLAAELGAHVVGRCDVAQPETIDEIFAEVEKLWGKVDFVVHCLAYSDKDQLDGRYVDTTLDNFLMSMNISCYSFTAIAQRAEKLMPEGGSLLTLSYYGAEKWMPHYNVMGVAKAGLEASVRYLAADLGAKNIRVNAISAGPIKTMAASGIGDFRYILRWNEYNSPLRRVVTIEEVGESAVYLLSPMSRGVSGEILHVDAGYHVVGMMNPSAAPKMADLLALLPQDVK
- a CDS encoding sigma factor-like helix-turn-helix DNA-binding protein, which produces MGKKAEILERLGGIAPALRRYSRALCAGAGHTLSDELVQSALQSVGARIRARELRPADLQEARLEAYAALTASAGKRLTDASRPTPRHPPIVHGLAELSLDDRAALLLVSLEGMGYDAAARVLGIRREALLAQLMRARAKLGVVGLPPADAESGARRAASHLRIVK